A DNA window from Trypanosoma brucei brucei TREU927 chromosome 11 chr11_scaffold01 genomic scaffold, whole genome shotgun sequence contains the following coding sequences:
- a CDS encoding DNA-dependent RNA polymerases, putative — protein sequence MSFHPRDAFILHQEYIQRLNEGDEVDTSAEQKVELNLQRHADSESAATVTFSHEDHTLGNPLRHVIMEDPSVTSAGYAIPHPLEAKMQLHVQSSEYAVETVAKGLERLAAICDETLKSFNACVEAISAEDPEGH from the coding sequence ATGAGTTTTCACCCTCGGGATGCTTTCATCCTCCACCAAGAATACATACAACGTCTCAACGAAGGAGACGAAGTCGACACATCCGCCGAACAAAAAGTTGAACTGAACCTTCAGAGGCATGCGGATTCCGAGTCTGCAGCGACTGTCACATTTTCTCACGAGGATCATACGCTAGGAAATCCTTTGCGTCACGTGATTATGGAAGACCCGAGTGTGACGAGTGCCGGGTACGCCATTCCGCATCcactagaagcaaaaatgcaactTCATGTTCAGTCAAGTGAGTATGCCGTCGAAACGGTAGCCAAGGGTCTGGAGCGTTTGGCCGCTATTTGCGACGAGACGTTGAAAAGTTTCAACGCTTGCGTGGAGGCCATTTCCGCAGAGGACCCTGAGGGGCACTAG
- a CDS encoding hypothetical protein, conserved (dsRNA-binding domain), whose translation MARIIDVSELDYAAHSLTRGGLVALPTETVYGLGGNALDERAVQQIFEVKGRPSTDPLICHVPDIQRAVGLWDSNADPAALEVAKWIGDAIWPGPLTIVFRANSVLPPSVTGNSGYVGVRIPNHPIALQLLQLVNFPVAAPSANTFGHVSPTTAEHVLRDLGERCPSLLVIDGGHSNIGIESTVLKVASATKVEILRRGKVSLADLQQVIWKKFACHITVRDTRSCPGTVDMAMDGPGQLLTHYSPSVLSGMLTPKSTNCEVHQNELDKAVVELPSTPPLTGGVPLNQTVIIDFGGLLQRFQRVCLAYRDLSAEGEVQQACFAVFEALRWSETVSGAGVVLFPLISEWPCKTGDEELLAAVEDRLFRAASGKIANIRFG comes from the coding sequence ATGGCGAGGATAATTGACGTATCCGAGCTGGATTACGCAGCGCACTCCCTTACTCGTGGAGGACTAGTGGCACTTCCCACCGAGACAGTGTACGGCCTGGGTGGCAATGCGCTCGACGAAAGGGCCGTCCAACAGATCTTTGAGGTTAAGGGGAGACCCTCCACTGACCCATTGATTTGCCATGTTCCCGATATCCAGAGAGCGGTGGGACTGTGGGATTCTAATGCTGACCCTGCAGCCCTGGAGGTAGCTAAGTGGATAGGGGATGCAATCTGGCCTGGGCCTTTGACTATCGTGTTTAGGGCGAATTCTGTGCTACCTCCCTCGGTAACAGGGAATTCAGGGTATGTGGGCGTGCGGATACCAAATCACCCCATCGCGCtccagcttctgcaacttgtTAACTTCCCCGTGGCTGCACCAAGCGCCAATACTTTTGGTCATGTTAGTCCTACTACAGCGGAGCATGTCCTTCGCGATTTGGGGGAAAGGTGTCCTTCGCTACTGGTCATTGACGGGGGGCACTCTAACATTGGTATCGAATCAACAGTATTGAAAGTGGCCAGTGCTACAAAGGTTGAAATTTTACGCCGTGGGAAGGTCTCGCTTGCGGATTTACAACAAGTAATATGGAAAAAGTTTGCGTGCCACATCACCGTTAGGGACACCCGGTCATGCCCAGGTACCGTCGATATGGCGATGGACGGACCCGGTCAACTGTTGACCCACTATTCTCCCAGCGTTTTATCGGGTATGTTAACACCTAAGAGTACGAATTGCGAAGTGCATCAGAATGAACTGGACAAGGCTGTTGTAGAACTTCCCTCCACTCCCCCCTTGACAGGGGGAGTTCCGCTAAATCAAACCGTGATAATTGACTTTGGGGGGCTTTTGCAACGTTTTCAGAGGGTTTGCTTGGCATATCGTGATCTCAGCGCTGAGGGTGAGGTACAGCAGGCTTGCTTTGCTGTCTTTGAGGCGTTGCGGTGGAGTGAGACGGTTTCAGGGGCGGGTGtggttttgtttccactAATATCGGAGTGGCCGTGCAAAACGGGTGATGAAGAACTTTTAGCGGCCGTGGAGGATCGCCTCTTCAGGGCTGCCTCCGGTAAGATAGCTAACATTCGCTTCGGATGA